The following proteins are encoded in a genomic region of Gimesia algae:
- a CDS encoding glycosyltransferase family 4 protein: MITTNEKQQLCQRCPQRRNYFCSRHGDEVRRVINQRSTCEGWGNVPKPEPKPAAGLGETIRLGYCMPNLAMGGVTRLLLTMMNAQVKHGFEWSGVAIGNADVFDIETAKRVLQHCPIYCTTENPIFEGLVTIVPNACQAVLDSSDVVNLWGYVESNPEIESADWDAKPMLVVSHGQCEWTRKNLAVSISHGSTHIPVAVSEAAAKCYLDVIEQPVKVIYNGVEFSRCAPARDRDEVRRAWGIGPDVKAIGYIGRLAYDKNPLATAKAVSVLGASYHAVYVGEGWQSEKIIPEVKQLCGDRVTFLPRVEDVGTVLSALDCVVTAAPNEGGPLVAAEGWLAGCPVVSTPVGMIPELERKHGQLTYGIPSNPSEWWLRHAVQAAVSDSGPVIERARRLAWNQFSPARMVLAYESVIRDALKPKQVTVEKRGFLKTLKGLLKCWSTTA, encoded by the coding sequence ATGATAACGACTAATGAAAAGCAGCAACTCTGCCAGCGGTGTCCACAGCGGCGAAATTATTTTTGCTCCCGACACGGTGACGAAGTACGGCGCGTGATCAACCAGCGGTCGACCTGTGAGGGCTGGGGAAACGTTCCCAAACCAGAACCCAAGCCCGCTGCTGGTCTGGGTGAAACAATTCGTCTGGGGTATTGCATGCCCAACCTGGCGATGGGGGGTGTGACGCGACTGCTGCTGACGATGATGAACGCTCAGGTGAAACACGGTTTTGAATGGTCGGGTGTTGCCATCGGAAACGCTGATGTGTTCGACATCGAAACTGCCAAACGTGTTCTGCAGCACTGCCCGATTTATTGCACAACGGAGAATCCCATTTTTGAGGGACTGGTGACCATCGTGCCGAATGCCTGCCAGGCGGTTCTTGATTCTTCTGACGTGGTCAATCTCTGGGGATACGTGGAAAGTAACCCAGAAATTGAATCAGCCGACTGGGATGCCAAACCCATGCTGGTTGTTTCACACGGTCAATGCGAATGGACTCGCAAAAACCTTGCCGTCAGTATCTCGCATGGTTCAACACATATTCCGGTGGCGGTATCGGAGGCGGCTGCTAAGTGTTACCTGGACGTGATAGAGCAGCCTGTGAAGGTCATTTATAACGGCGTTGAATTCTCCCGTTGTGCTCCAGCCCGAGACCGTGACGAAGTACGGCGTGCATGGGGCATCGGGCCGGATGTCAAAGCCATTGGTTATATTGGTCGACTGGCTTACGACAAAAACCCGCTGGCAACTGCAAAAGCGGTTTCTGTACTGGGGGCAAGCTATCATGCCGTTTATGTGGGCGAGGGCTGGCAAAGTGAAAAGATCATTCCTGAAGTGAAACAGCTGTGCGGTGACCGGGTCACGTTTCTGCCACGCGTTGAAGACGTGGGAACGGTTCTGTCTGCCCTGGATTGTGTGGTGACAGCAGCCCCCAATGAGGGCGGACCGTTGGTGGCGGCGGAAGGCTGGCTTGCGGGCTGTCCGGTGGTTTCAACTCCGGTGGGCATGATTCCCGAATTGGAGCGCAAACACGGTCAGCTGACGTATGGCATTCCAAGCAATCCTTCGGAATGGTGGTTGAGGCATGCGGTGCAGGCAGCAGTTTCCGACAGCGGGCCAGTGATTGAACGGGCGCGGCGTCTGGCCTGGAATCAGTTCTCACCAGCCAGAATGGTCTTGGCTTACGAATCGGTGATCAGGGATGCCCTGAAGCCCAAACAGGTGACAGTTGAAAAACGTGGATTCTTGAAGACTTTGAAAGGGTTGCTGAAATGCTGGTCAACCACAGCCTGA
- a CDS encoding AAA family ATPase, whose product MEVSSQQETTSLVKTLHDNISSVLIGKPDVVQLAIVTLLAEGHVLIEDAPGVGKTSLAKAIAKSLDCNYTRVQFTPDMLPSDILGSNVFLPSLGEFEFRKGPIFSNVLLADEINRTPPRTQSALLEAMNEGQVSVEGQTITLSPPFFVLATQNPYEFEGTYPLPENQLDRFMMCIDIGYPDRSIEREVLIQHRNGEPVETLQSVLSLKQLREMQQAVRNVRVDDSLTDYILEIVDVTRNHPELTLGVSTRGAITFSHAVQGKAFTEGRDYVIPDDIKQLAVPVLAHRVITRSLVRESQRNRATEIIRQILQQIPVPA is encoded by the coding sequence ATGGAAGTCAGCTCCCAGCAAGAAACCACCAGCCTGGTTAAGACACTGCATGACAACATCTCCAGCGTTCTCATTGGCAAACCGGATGTGGTACAGCTGGCGATTGTCACTCTACTGGCTGAAGGTCATGTGCTGATTGAAGATGCTCCCGGCGTCGGTAAAACGTCACTCGCGAAGGCGATTGCCAAGAGCCTCGACTGCAACTACACACGAGTGCAGTTCACTCCGGATATGCTCCCCTCTGATATCCTGGGATCCAATGTCTTTCTACCAAGTCTGGGCGAGTTCGAATTCCGTAAAGGACCGATCTTCTCCAATGTACTGCTGGCAGATGAAATCAACCGTACGCCCCCCCGTACTCAAAGTGCGCTGCTGGAAGCCATGAATGAAGGTCAGGTCAGTGTGGAAGGTCAGACGATTACCCTTTCGCCCCCCTTCTTCGTACTGGCGACGCAGAACCCTTACGAGTTCGAAGGAACCTATCCTCTACCGGAAAACCAGCTCGACCGCTTTATGATGTGTATTGATATCGGTTACCCGGATCGTTCCATCGAGCGTGAAGTTCTGATTCAACATCGCAATGGTGAACCTGTGGAGACCCTGCAGTCTGTCCTGTCGCTGAAACAACTGCGTGAAATGCAACAGGCAGTGCGAAATGTCCGAGTCGACGACTCTCTGACGGACTATATATTGGAAATCGTGGATGTGACCCGCAACCACCCCGAGTTGACACTGGGCGTCAGCACCCGTGGGGCAATCACATTCTCGCATGCGGTTCAGGGGAAAGCGTTTACAGAAGGGCGAGATTATGTCATCCCGGATGATATCAAACAGTTGGCAGTACCGGTGTTAGCACATCGAGTGATTACCCGTTCTCTGGTTCGTGAAAGCCAGCGGAACCGCGCCACGGAGATCATTCGCCAGATTCTTCAACAGATCCCGGTTCCTGCCTGA
- the pyk gene encoding pyruvate kinase, producing MMNDKHYAEHPLVKTKIIATVGPASDSREMLQKLIIAGVDLFRLNFAHGKHDCLAEIVKNIHEISAEMEKPIGILGDLSGPKIRLGVLPDGEITCRQDMRFRFIRGLETDNPQELTCTYESLISDLRVGDPVLLADGMVAMRVVEKSPDHEFVECVVEREGIIRSKQGVNLPGVQLSTPCLTEKDLKDLAWAVKHGLDYIGLSFVRSADDISQLKEEIEKLNPVDAPHVIAKIEKIEAVSDIEQILKQTDAVMVARGDLGVEVDIERVPIIQKRLIHLCNQYRIPVITATQMLDSMQFNTFPTRAEASDVANAVLDGSDAVMLSGETAVGVSPLAAVEMMSRIVREAARILSSNLHSEEATSNRRLYAREVTEAVTMGAGITAEKLDADLMVTCTHEGKTAMALSKQRRTVPTVALTDRPATARRMTLYWGVTSLLTDVVEKSPSKILKFIDNYGKKHGFLTTGSQIVLISGTDWTSQGHDMLLVHEVK from the coding sequence ATGATGAACGACAAACACTACGCAGAACATCCGCTGGTAAAAACAAAAATTATCGCGACAGTCGGACCCGCTTCCGATTCGCGGGAAATGCTTCAGAAACTGATTATTGCGGGGGTGGATCTGTTTCGTCTGAACTTTGCGCACGGCAAACATGACTGCCTGGCGGAGATTGTGAAGAATATCCATGAGATCTCGGCTGAAATGGAAAAGCCGATTGGAATTTTAGGCGACCTGTCTGGCCCTAAGATTCGCCTGGGTGTCCTACCAGATGGTGAAATCACATGTCGACAGGACATGCGATTTCGCTTTATCAGGGGACTGGAAACTGATAATCCCCAGGAATTGACGTGCACTTACGAGTCGCTGATCAGCGACTTGCGCGTCGGTGATCCGGTTCTGCTGGCGGATGGAATGGTCGCCATGAGAGTGGTCGAAAAATCTCCAGATCACGAATTCGTCGAGTGTGTAGTGGAACGCGAAGGGATTATCCGCAGCAAGCAGGGAGTCAATCTGCCGGGCGTGCAGTTGAGTACCCCCTGTCTGACAGAGAAGGATCTGAAAGATCTGGCCTGGGCCGTCAAACATGGCCTGGATTATATCGGACTCAGCTTTGTACGCTCCGCCGACGATATCAGTCAGCTGAAAGAAGAGATTGAAAAGCTGAATCCGGTTGACGCACCACATGTCATTGCCAAAATTGAAAAGATCGAAGCGGTCAGTGATATCGAACAGATCCTCAAGCAGACAGATGCCGTCATGGTGGCCCGTGGTGATCTGGGAGTGGAAGTGGATATCGAACGTGTGCCCATCATCCAGAAACGGCTCATTCATCTCTGCAATCAATATCGCATCCCGGTGATCACTGCCACTCAGATGCTGGACAGCATGCAGTTCAATACTTTCCCGACCCGGGCGGAAGCCAGCGATGTTGCCAATGCGGTGCTGGATGGCAGCGATGCCGTGATGCTTTCGGGCGAAACGGCCGTGGGTGTGAGCCCATTGGCAGCAGTGGAAATGATGAGCCGCATCGTGCGTGAAGCGGCCCGCATCCTGTCTTCCAATCTGCATTCTGAAGAAGCGACCAGTAATCGCCGACTGTATGCTCGCGAAGTCACCGAAGCCGTGACGATGGGGGCCGGGATTACAGCCGAAAAACTGGATGCCGACCTGATGGTGACCTGCACGCACGAAGGTAAAACTGCGATGGCATTATCAAAACAAAGACGAACCGTCCCCACGGTAGCGCTGACGGATCGTCCGGCAACGGCGCGACGGATGACTTTATACTGGGGCGTGACCTCACTGCTGACTGACGTTGTTGAAAAGTCACCGTCCAAGATTTTGAAATTCATCGACAACTATGGCAAAAAACATGGGTTCCTGACAACGGGAAGTCAGATTGTCCTGATCTCCGGAACTGACTGGACTTCGCAGGGACATGATATGCTTTTGGTTCACGAAGTGAAATAG
- a CDS encoding DNA-methyltransferase, which produces MRGHNTQCFCKRIVVITGNGLTLGKYRQLESVKLSLGKPYYESNGIAIYNGDTLELSSKLPANVIDALITDPPYCSGAAGSAVGADPTDKYCHNSNTLGRPSFGGDFRDQRSFKYWCSLWIGQALRACKDAAYGLVFTDWRQLATVIDALQAGGFCYKGLISWDKGGGARAPHKGYFRHQCEYIPWGSKGKVPKLKDRGPFPGSYSIGVKQVDKHHMTGKPTPLMQRLVQCVPAGGLAFDPFCGSGTTLVASVLEGRGAIGFEASEEYCEIAARRIEAAQRGELLRFQRE; this is translated from the coding sequence ATGCGAGGTCACAACACGCAGTGTTTCTGCAAAAGGATTGTTGTGATTACAGGAAATGGATTAACACTTGGGAAGTATCGTCAACTTGAATCGGTTAAGTTGAGTTTGGGCAAACCGTATTATGAATCGAACGGTATTGCCATTTATAACGGTGACACGCTGGAGCTGAGCAGTAAGCTACCAGCTAACGTGATTGATGCACTGATCACAGATCCGCCGTATTGCTCCGGGGCTGCGGGCAGTGCTGTCGGTGCCGACCCGACTGATAAATATTGCCACAACAGCAACACGCTCGGGCGTCCGTCCTTCGGCGGTGACTTCCGGGACCAACGCTCGTTCAAGTATTGGTGCTCGTTGTGGATCGGCCAGGCACTCAGGGCGTGCAAAGATGCTGCCTATGGCCTGGTCTTCACCGACTGGCGACAACTGGCGACGGTGATTGATGCGCTGCAGGCGGGCGGATTTTGTTACAAAGGTCTGATCAGCTGGGACAAGGGCGGCGGCGCTCGCGCTCCCCACAAAGGTTACTTCCGCCATCAGTGCGAATACATCCCGTGGGGCTCGAAGGGCAAAGTGCCGAAACTGAAAGACCGGGGACCGTTTCCAGGTTCGTATTCAATCGGCGTGAAACAGGTTGATAAACATCATATGACCGGCAAGCCCACGCCGTTGATGCAACGCCTGGTGCAATGCGTTCCCGCTGGCGGGCTGGCATTCGACCCGTTCTGTGGATCGGGAACGACGCTGGTTGCATCGGTATTAGAAGGCCGGGGAGCTATCGGTTTTGAAGCGTCCGAGGAATATTGCGAGATTGCTGCCCGGAGAATCGAGGCAGCCCAGCGGGGCGAGCTACTGAGGTTTCAACGGGAGTGA
- a CDS encoding alpha/beta hydrolase family protein: MSGPNQSIDQFASLTRRSFLQSGGISLAGLSLLDHLVLHELVAAPAAADQKIETLNRFPRMVQEYFVERVRQQEAKTIQRLDALKTKADAEDYVASVQKRIRESFGPEPERTPLNARITRTTDRDTYTIENVIFESRPGFLVTANLYVPKGITKPAPGVVGTCGHSHNGKAETAYQSFSQGLARKGYVVLIFDPIGQGERVQYSGDDLKSTVGVGVREHLHGGNQQFLVGENLAMWRAWDGIRALDYLLTRKEVDPNQVGVTGNSGGGTMTTWLCGVEPRWTMAAPSCFVTTFRRNMENELPADTEQCPPKALALELDHADFLAAQAPKPVRILSKERDFFDVRGAREAYLRLKRLYKLLGHEDNVSLFVGPTYHGYSQENREAMYEWFNQATGVSSESQEPKLVIEKDETLWCTPKGSVADIGSKPLYVFTAEHSKALAAERKPKTGAALQSAVAETLRLKHIEGTPDYRILRNRGGKNYPLKNTIAYAVETEPGIQAIVYRVSDEKLYSRPPQDAGKQATLYISHVSSDAELREEPLLKTASQYKKRILYTCDVRGVGESMPDTTNANSFFTPYGSDYFYAAHAVMLDDPYVGQKTFDVLRVLDWMAANGHTDIHLIGRGWGALPATFAALFSPHVKQITLKNALTSFSDIAETEHYEWPLSTLVPNVLTVFDMPDCYAELKGSKGLTQIAPWGAKGADS; this comes from the coding sequence ATGTCGGGCCCAAATCAGTCGATCGACCAGTTCGCCTCTCTCACACGACGGTCTTTTCTACAGTCAGGAGGGATCAGCCTGGCTGGCCTGAGTCTGTTAGATCATCTGGTACTTCATGAACTGGTAGCGGCCCCTGCGGCTGCAGATCAAAAAATAGAGACATTAAACCGCTTCCCGCGAATGGTGCAGGAATACTTTGTCGAACGTGTCCGGCAACAGGAAGCCAAAACCATTCAGCGTCTTGACGCTTTAAAAACCAAAGCAGACGCTGAAGACTATGTGGCTTCGGTGCAAAAACGCATTCGCGAATCGTTCGGCCCTGAACCCGAACGCACTCCGCTCAACGCGCGAATCACCAGGACAACCGACCGTGATACCTATACGATCGAAAATGTGATCTTCGAAAGCCGTCCCGGATTTCTGGTCACTGCGAATCTGTACGTTCCCAAAGGCATCACCAAACCCGCGCCCGGCGTCGTGGGAACCTGCGGACATTCGCACAACGGGAAAGCAGAGACCGCTTACCAGTCATTCTCTCAAGGGCTCGCCCGCAAAGGCTACGTCGTATTAATTTTCGATCCCATCGGCCAGGGGGAACGGGTTCAATACAGCGGGGACGATCTCAAATCCACGGTCGGTGTCGGCGTCCGCGAACATCTGCATGGCGGGAATCAGCAGTTTCTGGTCGGTGAAAATCTGGCGATGTGGCGCGCCTGGGACGGAATCCGTGCTCTCGATTATCTGCTGACCCGCAAAGAAGTCGATCCAAACCAGGTCGGTGTCACCGGCAATTCGGGAGGCGGGACCATGACCACCTGGCTGTGTGGTGTCGAGCCACGCTGGACAATGGCGGCTCCCAGTTGTTTCGTCACCACCTTCCGCCGCAACATGGAGAACGAACTCCCCGCTGATACAGAACAGTGTCCGCCTAAAGCGCTGGCGCTGGAACTGGATCACGCCGACTTCCTGGCAGCACAGGCACCCAAACCGGTTCGCATTCTCAGTAAAGAACGCGACTTTTTTGATGTGCGGGGCGCGCGGGAAGCGTATCTGAGGCTGAAGCGACTCTATAAACTGCTGGGCCATGAAGACAACGTGTCGCTGTTCGTGGGTCCCACTTATCATGGCTACTCGCAGGAAAATCGCGAAGCCATGTATGAATGGTTTAACCAGGCGACCGGTGTTTCCAGCGAATCCCAGGAACCGAAACTGGTGATCGAGAAAGATGAAACACTGTGGTGTACGCCGAAAGGTTCTGTCGCGGACATCGGTTCCAAACCTCTGTATGTTTTTACGGCAGAGCATTCGAAAGCACTGGCGGCGGAGCGAAAACCAAAAACGGGCGCTGCCCTGCAGTCGGCGGTCGCGGAAACATTGCGTTTAAAACATATCGAGGGAACACCCGATTATCGCATCCTCAGAAACCGGGGTGGCAAAAATTATCCGCTGAAAAATACCATCGCTTATGCCGTGGAAACAGAACCGGGCATTCAGGCAATCGTCTATCGTGTGTCTGATGAGAAACTTTATTCCAGGCCGCCTCAAGACGCCGGCAAACAGGCGACTCTGTATATCTCCCATGTCTCTTCCGATGCAGAATTACGGGAAGAGCCACTTCTGAAAACTGCCAGTCAGTACAAAAAACGCATTTTATATACTTGTGATGTGCGTGGAGTCGGGGAATCGATGCCGGACACCACGAATGCGAATTCCTTCTTCACTCCGTATGGCAGCGATTACTTTTACGCGGCCCATGCAGTTATGCTGGATGATCCATATGTCGGTCAGAAAACATTTGACGTGCTCAGAGTCCTCGACTGGATGGCAGCCAACGGACATACCGATATCCATCTGATCGGTCGCGGCTGGGGCGCATTGCCGGCGACATTCGCTGCCCTGTTCTCGCCGCACGTAAAACAGATCACATTGAAAAATGCACTGACCTCGTTCAGCGATATTGCAGAAACTGAGCATTACGAGTGGCCTTTATCCACGCTGGTTCCGAACGTATTGACCGTCTTTGATATGCCAGACTGCTATGCTGAACTGAAAGGGAGTAAAGGCCTTACTCAAATCGCTCCCTGGGGGGCAAAAGGCGCTGACAGCTGA
- a CDS encoding DUF255 domain-containing protein has product MDLHKNMKWWIVLLLTILLFVSNWKPANLSAGEKSAGEDSKTKTPASEKTKNKAMFTNRLSKETSPYLLLHQHNPVDWYPWGQEAFEKAKQENKIIFLSVGYSSCYWCHVMERLVFENPEIAKYMNENFVNIKVDREERPDIDDIYMTSLSVYYHLIGAPDNGGWPLSMFLTPDREPFAGGTYFPPTDQGGQMSFPRVLQKVNELWSGDKAKVQQSATIIAKEVARLQKEEAASETISIEDRLVKAGVRSINASFDAEFGGIDFSEVSPNGPKFPTSSKLVLLQYDIESPVAESTAAESAKVLYQTLDAMANGGIYDHLGGGFHRYSTDRYWHVPHFEKMLYDNGQLASLYAQAYEQTGNEQYKQVTQGIIDFVLRELTDPQGGFYSALDAETDGVEGEHYAWSQEELKKILGEGYPLFAEFYGLNEPVRFEHGYVLHRVTTLKALAEKQKMTPEALETQLATMRDKLHVVRDQRQPLLKDDKILTSWNGLMITGMANAGRILKHPEYTAAAEKAAQFILEEMRDDQGHLYRSYRANQARLNAYLDDYAFLVQGLLALYEATGKQQWLDQAQALTDLQIKLFWDQKEHGFFFTTHDHEQLIARTKNAYDAAIPSGNSISTRNLIQLSRLTGDPQYRQYADQTLQLFGRVIKRYPNRCAQLIQAVGEFLETPADQKQSATSTPAMEPAFSLGSLDQFEQKSDQLASVTPGLELLALASLGQINPKQKLVSAKAYLSVDKLPAGKTCQVAIVLTIEEGWHINANPAKPDFMVPTTFTVKSNQEIKLSQIKYPAGHAFTVEGFDEALQVYEKQAIIRGTLTIPAAAAGKAEQLELNVKYQACNDKTCIRPTTVSLKGSFQVAKPGEPVKQVNQKWFKVDEKN; this is encoded by the coding sequence ATGGATTTGCATAAAAATATGAAATGGTGGATTGTTCTGCTGCTGACCATCTTATTGTTTGTTTCCAACTGGAAACCAGCGAACCTGTCTGCCGGTGAAAAATCTGCCGGCGAAGATTCGAAAACCAAAACACCCGCATCCGAAAAGACGAAAAACAAAGCCATGTTTACCAACCGTCTTTCCAAAGAGACCAGCCCGTATCTGCTGTTACACCAGCATAACCCTGTCGACTGGTATCCCTGGGGACAGGAAGCATTTGAGAAAGCGAAGCAAGAAAACAAAATCATTTTTCTGTCTGTGGGATACAGCAGTTGCTACTGGTGCCACGTGATGGAACGGCTGGTTTTTGAGAATCCCGAAATCGCGAAGTACATGAACGAGAACTTTGTAAATATCAAAGTTGATCGGGAAGAACGGCCTGACATCGACGATATTTACATGACCTCCTTGAGCGTCTACTATCACCTGATCGGTGCACCTGATAATGGAGGCTGGCCACTTTCGATGTTTTTAACGCCCGATCGCGAACCCTTCGCTGGTGGCACGTATTTCCCACCCACTGACCAGGGCGGTCAGATGAGCTTTCCCCGCGTCTTACAGAAAGTAAATGAGCTGTGGAGCGGTGATAAAGCCAAGGTTCAGCAGAGCGCCACGATCATCGCTAAAGAGGTCGCCCGGCTGCAGAAAGAGGAAGCTGCTTCGGAAACGATTTCCATCGAAGACAGACTGGTTAAAGCGGGCGTGCGTTCCATCAATGCCAGTTTTGACGCGGAGTTTGGCGGAATCGACTTTTCTGAAGTCAGTCCGAATGGACCGAAATTCCCCACGTCTTCCAAGCTGGTATTACTGCAGTATGATATTGAATCACCGGTGGCAGAAAGTACGGCAGCGGAATCAGCGAAAGTACTGTATCAGACACTGGACGCGATGGCCAATGGTGGAATCTATGATCATCTGGGAGGCGGATTTCACCGTTACAGTACCGATCGCTACTGGCATGTGCCCCACTTTGAAAAGATGCTCTACGACAACGGGCAGCTGGCTTCACTATATGCACAGGCATATGAGCAGACGGGCAACGAACAATATAAACAGGTCACCCAAGGTATCATCGATTTTGTGTTACGCGAGCTGACCGACCCACAGGGAGGATTTTACTCTGCTTTGGATGCGGAAACGGATGGCGTGGAAGGCGAACATTACGCCTGGTCTCAGGAAGAACTGAAAAAGATCCTGGGAGAAGGCTACCCCCTGTTCGCAGAATTTTATGGATTGAACGAACCGGTTCGCTTTGAACACGGATACGTGCTGCATCGCGTGACCACACTCAAGGCTCTGGCTGAAAAACAGAAGATGACTCCGGAAGCGCTGGAGACACAACTGGCGACGATGCGCGACAAACTGCATGTCGTGCGTGATCAACGTCAGCCGCTGTTGAAAGATGATAAAATCCTGACCAGCTGGAATGGTCTGATGATCACCGGCATGGCAAACGCAGGCCGGATCCTGAAACATCCCGAATATACGGCAGCCGCCGAAAAAGCGGCCCAGTTTATTCTCGAGGAGATGCGTGACGATCAGGGGCACCTGTATCGCAGCTATCGCGCCAATCAGGCACGACTGAATGCGTATCTGGATGACTATGCCTTTCTGGTTCAGGGGCTGCTCGCACTGTATGAAGCGACCGGGAAACAGCAGTGGCTGGATCAGGCGCAGGCATTGACTGACCTGCAGATCAAATTGTTCTGGGATCAGAAAGAACATGGCTTCTTTTTTACCACGCATGATCACGAACAGCTCATTGCCCGCACTAAAAATGCTTACGACGCCGCGATTCCCTCCGGTAACAGTATCAGTACACGCAACCTGATTCAGTTGTCTCGACTGACCGGTGACCCGCAATATCGACAGTATGCAGATCAGACGCTGCAACTGTTTGGCCGCGTGATCAAGCGCTATCCGAATCGCTGTGCCCAGTTGATACAGGCCGTGGGTGAATTTCTGGAAACTCCTGCTGATCAGAAACAATCCGCGACTTCCACTCCAGCAATGGAACCAGCATTCAGTCTGGGTTCTCTCGATCAGTTCGAACAAAAATCAGATCAACTGGCAAGCGTCACACCGGGACTGGAACTGCTCGCACTTGCCAGTCTGGGCCAGATCAACCCCAAGCAAAAACTGGTCTCTGCAAAAGCCTATCTCTCTGTTGATAAACTGCCGGCGGGAAAAACCTGTCAGGTCGCGATTGTACTCACAATCGAAGAGGGCTGGCATATCAATGCGAATCCCGCCAAGCCTGACTTCATGGTACCGACAACGTTTACAGTGAAATCGAATCAAGAGATCAAGCTGTCGCAAATCAAATATCCGGCTGGCCACGCATTTACTGTCGAAGGGTTTGATGAAGCACTGCAGGTTTACGAGAAACAGGCCATCATCCGCGGCACACTTACAATCCCCGCTGCAGCAGCGGGCAAGGCAGAACAGCTCGAACTCAATGTCAAGTATCAGGCTTGCAATGACAAAACATGCATTCGCCCGACAACAGTCAGTCTGAAAGGTAGTTTTCAGGTTGCTAAACCTGGAGAACCAGTCAAACAGGTGAATCAGAAATGGTTTAAGGTGGATGAAAAAAACTGA
- a CDS encoding tyrosine-type recombinase/integrase, whose protein sequence is MKRSNGEGTVFKNAKTGKWVAQVTYYQDGKRKRKTKTSRNRSDANSNLRKLHEEVESGFVSSGTETVGKYLKSWLENVQRENSENMFLSATNIMQNHVIPLIGRKHLVKLSPMDVQNMIDRLRDNGVGGRSVQMAYEYLNSAMVRAYAFRMIRENPCGPIRKPKHSYAKANPFTVEEVQALLKYLKGHRFYNLVFVALTTGMRPGEVFGLFWENVDLDNAKIHVKQQLSNAGGKKKIIPPKTKSSIRTVDISDATVTALIEQRKQLVKSGHAGSEYVFLGRNGASVGYINFQKIWTNILSKAGVQHRGFHHVRHTFATLAISSGVPITVISATLGHGNTATTLQTYAHAMPSQRSDATNAVSKMIG, encoded by the coding sequence ATGAAGCGGAGCAACGGTGAAGGAACGGTTTTTAAGAATGCGAAAACCGGCAAATGGGTTGCCCAGGTCACTTACTATCAAGACGGGAAGCGGAAACGCAAAACTAAGACTTCAAGAAACCGGTCTGATGCAAACTCCAACTTACGGAAATTGCACGAGGAAGTCGAAAGTGGGTTTGTTTCATCTGGAACTGAAACCGTTGGCAAGTATCTCAAGTCGTGGCTTGAAAACGTTCAACGGGAGAACTCTGAGAATATGTTTTTATCCGCAACAAACATTATGCAGAATCATGTCATACCCTTGATCGGCAGAAAGCACCTCGTGAAACTGTCGCCAATGGATGTGCAGAATATGATTGACAGGCTGAGGGACAATGGCGTAGGTGGTCGTTCTGTTCAAATGGCTTACGAGTACCTGAATTCTGCAATGGTTCGCGCTTATGCTTTTCGAATGATACGGGAAAACCCATGCGGGCCGATCCGAAAGCCGAAGCACTCCTACGCGAAAGCCAACCCTTTCACAGTTGAAGAAGTGCAGGCGTTGTTGAAGTATTTGAAGGGGCATCGGTTCTACAATCTCGTGTTTGTCGCTTTGACCACTGGAATGAGACCAGGTGAAGTGTTTGGGCTGTTCTGGGAAAACGTGGATCTGGACAACGCAAAAATTCACGTAAAACAACAGCTCTCGAATGCCGGTGGCAAAAAAAAGATCATACCACCAAAGACAAAAAGCAGCATAAGAACGGTAGACATATCTGATGCCACTGTGACCGCACTGATTGAGCAGCGGAAGCAACTCGTGAAGTCAGGGCATGCGGGCAGTGAATATGTATTCCTGGGGAGGAATGGCGCCTCTGTTGGCTATATCAACTTTCAAAAGATATGGACCAACATTCTCAGTAAGGCAGGGGTCCAGCACCGTGGTTTTCATCATGTCAGACACACGTTCGCGACGCTCGCAATCAGCAGTGGTGTTCCGATAACCGTCATTTCGGCAACGCTGGGGCACGGAAACACGGCCACGACGCTTCAGACATACGCGCATGCGATGCCTTCCCAGCGATCAGACGCGACCAACGCAGTCAGCAAGATGATCGGCTGA